One region of Arcobacter sp. CECT 8983 genomic DNA includes:
- a CDS encoding FtsW/RodA/SpoVE family cell cycle protein: MHSNKNQIKNNRVYQADYVLFLLVSLLIITSIIFSYSLSVYTVQYYEYSQFHFFIRQLFVGVVSILVMWVFSLLSPDKIVNKLGMFLFISFFILMAIMPFLPSSLVTASGGANRWIRLPGFSLSPVEFFKIGFIYFLSWSFHRRLIEIPKKITLKEEFILLLPYFFSFIIIVFIIAFLQKDLGQVVLLGGILFILLIFANRSYKVFVTLGLVGLLALVGLILAAPHRIQRIFSWWAMVQDGILMVLPSWADKYLRIEDLPEPYQVSHSLNAMNNGGFFGQGIGLGDIKLGFLSEVHTDFVLAGVTEEIGFIGLVFITAIMFLIVLRIFKISGRVENKIYHLFTIGVALMIIIAFLINSYGISGMIPIKGIAVPLLSYGGSSMLSMAIAIGMVLSISKSVDMKKKVK; the protein is encoded by the coding sequence ATGCATTCTAACAAAAATCAAATTAAAAATAATAGAGTTTATCAAGCTGATTATGTACTATTTCTACTTGTTTCACTACTTATTATTACAAGTATCATATTCTCATACTCTTTAAGCGTGTATACAGTACAGTATTATGAGTATAGTCAATTTCATTTTTTTATAAGACAACTATTTGTTGGAGTTGTTTCTATTCTTGTAATGTGGGTATTTTCTTTATTAAGTCCAGATAAAATTGTAAATAAACTTGGAATGTTTTTATTTATATCATTTTTTATACTTATGGCAATAATGCCTTTTTTACCATCTTCTTTAGTAACTGCATCAGGTGGAGCTAATAGATGGATTAGATTACCTGGATTTTCCTTATCTCCTGTAGAATTTTTTAAAATAGGATTTATATATTTTCTTTCTTGGTCATTTCATAGAAGATTAATTGAAATACCAAAAAAAATTACACTTAAAGAAGAGTTTATTCTTCTACTACCATACTTTTTTAGTTTTATTATTATTGTCTTTATAATTGCATTTTTACAAAAGGATTTAGGACAAGTTGTATTGCTTGGTGGAATTTTGTTTATTCTTTTAATCTTTGCAAATAGATCATATAAAGTTTTTGTTACATTAGGTTTAGTAGGATTATTGGCTCTTGTTGGATTAATTCTTGCAGCACCACATAGAATACAAAGAATTTTCTCTTGGTGGGCAATGGTACAAGATGGAATTCTTATGGTTTTACCTTCATGGGCAGATAAATATTTAAGAATTGAAGATTTGCCAGAACCTTATCAAGTTTCCCATTCATTAAATGCAATGAATAATGGTGGTTTTTTTGGGCAAGGTATAGGACTAGGAGATATAAAGCTTGGTTTTTTATCTGAAGTGCATACGGACTTTGTTTTAGCAGGAGTTACAGAAGAAATAGGTTTTATAGGTTTAGTATTTATAACTGCTATTATGTTTTTAATAGTGCTTAGAATCTTTAAGATAAGTGGAAGAGTAGAGAATAAGATTTATCATCTATTTACTATTGGTGTAGCATTGATGATTATAATTGCATTTTTAATAAACTCTTATGGAATATCAGGGATGATTCCAATAAAAGGTATTGCTGTTCCACTTTTATCTTATGGTGGTTCTTCAATGTTATCAATGGCAATAGCTATTGGTATGGTATTATCTATTAGCAAATCAGTCGATATGAAAAAAAAGGTTAAATAA
- the murG gene encoding undecaprenyldiphospho-muramoylpentapeptide beta-N-acetylglucosaminyltransferase, with protein sequence MKKSVVVTGGGTGGHLKVADAFIEEFHKRGYKVIFIGSANGQDPNWFEDDKRLKKAIFLDTRGVVNKNIFGKIQSLMQIVSQVNKCRAIFQKFKVSTVVSVGGFSAAPATLAAITTVDCYLFIHEQNSVMGKLNEKTARFASEVYSSFLVDSPIKDYPVSEEFFDNARIRDELKTVIFLGGSQGAKAINDFALSVAKDLKKLNLKIIHQTGKNDFDRVEKEYKKLGIEADVFAFSDDLALKMGKADFAVSRSGASTLWELCANSLPTLFIPFPYAAKDHQYTNAKFLEDKGLCYVLRENELSSEKFMNILKKDNYSISKKLVDSIKYNAIESIVDDMLGKA encoded by the coding sequence ATGAAAAAAAGTGTAGTAGTTACTGGTGGCGGAACTGGTGGACACTTAAAAGTAGCAGATGCTTTTATTGAAGAGTTTCATAAAAGAGGCTATAAGGTTATATTTATAGGTTCTGCAAATGGACAAGATCCTAATTGGTTTGAAGATGATAAAAGATTAAAAAAAGCAATATTTTTAGACACTAGAGGAGTTGTAAATAAAAATATATTTGGGAAAATCCAATCTTTAATGCAAATAGTTTCTCAAGTAAATAAGTGTAGAGCAATCTTTCAAAAATTTAAAGTATCTACAGTAGTTAGTGTAGGTGGTTTTTCAGCTGCACCTGCAACCTTAGCAGCTATTACAACAGTAGATTGTTATTTATTTATTCATGAGCAAAACTCAGTTATGGGTAAATTAAATGAAAAAACTGCACGATTTGCCTCAGAAGTTTACTCATCATTTTTAGTAGATTCTCCAATAAAAGATTATCCTGTTAGTGAAGAGTTCTTTGATAATGCAAGAATAAGAGATGAGTTAAAAACAGTTATTTTTTTAGGTGGTTCACAAGGGGCAAAAGCTATTAATGATTTTGCACTTAGTGTTGCTAAGGACTTAAAAAAATTAAATCTAAAAATTATTCATCAAACAGGTAAAAATGATTTTGATAGAGTAGAAAAAGAGTATAAAAAATTAGGAATAGAAGCTGATGTTTTTGCTTTTAGTGATGATTTAGCTTTAAAAATGGGTAAAGCAGATTTTGCAGTAAGTCGTTCAGGTGCTTCAACTTTATGGGAACTATGTGCAAACTCTTTACCTACGCTTTTTATCCCTTTTCCTTATGCAGCAAAAGATCATCAATATACAAATGCTAAATTTTTAGAAGATAAAGGTTTATGCTATGTATTAAGAGAAAATGAACTAAGCTCTGAGAAATTTATGAATATTTTAAAAAAAGATAATTATAGTATAAGTAAAAAGTTAGTTGACTCTATAAAGTATAATGCTATAGAGTCAATCGTTGATGATATGTTAGGCAAAGCTTAA
- a CDS encoding undecaprenyl-diphosphate phosphatase has translation MTIYDSLILGIIEGLTEFLPISSTGHLIVASEFLGIDQTNVNKAYEVIIQFAAILAVVLNYPSKFTFSHINLWTKVLIAFLPIATIGFIFSDQVKAMFSIQIVAWMFIIGGIVFLIVEKFYDESKHITSDVEDISFKQSLYIGLAQIFALIPGTSRAGSSIIGAMLVGLNRKASAEFSFLLAFPVMCATTGYDLLKHHEELFIAGNFINLAIGFIVSFLVAFVAIKLFLKFLENFTFVAFGIYRIVFGILLLSFA, from the coding sequence ATGACAATATATGATTCACTTATTTTAGGAATTATTGAAGGGTTAACGGAGTTTTTGCCTATTTCTTCAACTGGGCACTTAATTGTTGCAAGCGAATTTTTAGGAATAGATCAAACAAATGTAAATAAAGCATATGAAGTAATTATTCAATTTGCTGCTATTTTAGCAGTTGTATTAAACTATCCTTCAAAGTTTACTTTTTCCCATATTAATCTTTGGACTAAAGTTCTTATAGCTTTTTTACCTATTGCAACTATTGGTTTTATTTTTTCAGACCAAGTAAAAGCAATGTTTTCTATACAAATAGTTGCTTGGATGTTTATAATCGGTGGTATTGTTTTTTTAATTGTAGAAAAGTTTTATGATGAATCAAAACATATAACCTCTGATGTAGAAGATATTTCTTTTAAACAATCACTATATATAGGTCTTGCTCAAATTTTTGCACTAATTCCTGGAACATCAAGGGCAGGTTCTTCTATTATAGGAGCTATGCTTGTTGGGTTAAATAGAAAAGCAAGTGCTGAATTCTCTTTTTTACTTGCATTTCCAGTAATGTGTGCAACAACAGGATATGATCTTTTAAAACATCATGAAGAACTATTTATTGCAGGAAACTTTATAAATCTTGCAATAGGTTTTATAGTATCATTCTTAGTTGCATTTGTAGCAATAAAACTATTCTTAAAATTCCTAGAAAACTTCACTTTTGTTGCCTTTGGAATCTATAGAATAGTTTTTGGTATTTTACTTTTAAGCTTTGCCTAA
- a CDS encoding MqnA/MqnD/SBP family protein: MLFAKIDFINLLPFHVYIKRNIKSNQVKAIIEYKKSYPSVINKKFKKRKVDSAFISSIASRGEKRLDFGIIARADVQSVILIPGEEKEDYQSETSNALAKVLGLKGKVLIGDKALKYFHDSKDKDFIDLALAWQDKYNLPFVFATLCFNKNKKYLKKVTKRFDKRKIYIPQYILESYSKRSGIPKKAITEYLKKIDYDIGIKEKRAIKKFLQLTKSL, translated from the coding sequence ATGTTATTTGCTAAAATAGATTTTATAAATTTACTACCATTTCATGTTTATATAAAAAGAAACATAAAGTCCAATCAAGTTAAAGCTATCATAGAGTACAAAAAATCTTACCCTTCAGTGATCAATAAAAAGTTTAAAAAAAGAAAAGTAGATTCTGCTTTTATCTCATCAATTGCTTCAAGGGGTGAAAAAAGATTAGATTTTGGAATTATTGCAAGAGCTGATGTACAATCTGTTATTTTGATTCCAGGAGAAGAAAAAGAAGACTATCAAAGTGAAACTTCTAATGCTCTAGCTAAAGTATTAGGATTAAAAGGGAAAGTTTTAATTGGAGATAAAGCCTTAAAATATTTTCATGATAGTAAGGATAAAGATTTTATCGATTTAGCTCTTGCTTGGCAAGACAAATATAATTTACCTTTTGTTTTTGCAACCTTATGTTTTAACAAAAATAAAAAGTACTTAAAAAAAGTTACAAAAAGATTTGATAAAAGAAAAATATATATTCCACAATATATATTAGAAAGTTATTCAAAAAGAAGTGGCATTCCTAAAAAGGCAATAACAGAATATCTGAAAAAGATAGATTATGATATTGGAATAAAAGAGAAAAGAGCCATCAAAAAATTTTTACAACTAACAAAGAGTTTATAA
- a CDS encoding MoaD/ThiS family protein yields MVKVEFLGPINKEALNVEISNLNELSTLLKEDQDVSKWLETCAVAVNDTLVASKDVALSDGDKVSLLPPVCGG; encoded by the coding sequence ATGGTTAAAGTAGAATTTCTTGGCCCAATAAATAAAGAAGCATTAAATGTTGAAATTTCTAATTTAAATGAGTTAAGTACATTATTAAAAGAAGATCAAGATGTTTCTAAGTGGTTAGAGACATGTGCAGTTGCTGTAAATGATACATTAGTTGCATCAAAAGATGTTGCTTTAAGTGATGGAGATAAAGTTTCATTATTGCCTCCTGTATGTGGTGGATGA
- a CDS encoding molybdenum cofactor biosynthesis protein MoaE, whose protein sequence is MNNKKLQLFDGKLPVEDITNAWYDEFKNSNYGAIITFVGVVRDENSIDGLSFDIYEPILNSWFDSWQEKANEKNAIVLMAHSKGDVLNHESSYIAAVCSPKRRVALEMIDEFVEDFKAQAPIWKYDIIDGKRVYAEDRSTKIQGSGILN, encoded by the coding sequence ATGAATAATAAAAAACTACAATTATTTGATGGAAAACTACCTGTTGAAGATATAACTAATGCTTGGTATGATGAATTTAAAAATTCTAACTATGGAGCAATTATAACTTTTGTTGGTGTTGTTAGAGATGAAAACTCAATTGATGGATTAAGTTTTGATATATATGAACCAATCTTAAACTCTTGGTTTGATTCATGGCAAGAAAAAGCAAATGAAAAAAATGCAATAGTTTTAATGGCTCACTCAAAGGGTGATGTTTTAAATCATGAAAGTTCATATATTGCAGCTGTTTGTTCTCCTAAAAGAAGAGTAGCTTTAGAGATGATTGATGAATTTGTAGAAGATTTTAAAGCACAAGCTCCAATCTGGAAATATGATATTATTGATGGAAAAAGAGTTTATGCAGAAGATAGAAGTACAAAAATTCAAGGTTCAGGTATTTTAAATTGA
- a CDS encoding histidinol-phosphatase → MSIIKQRIDLHNHTSLCNHANGTTEEYIKRAIEIGIDVFGFSDHAPMPFDPKYRMDISQKEFYENDVKFLQNKYKDKIEILLAYEVDFMQDKNLMLDEILKADVDYLIGSVHFIQEKNNNLWGFDNPEFIGKYKEKNIDDIWADYFSAIEELAKSRLFDMVGHLDLIKVFKYLPNKDIKMIAKKAMLEIKKANMVLEINAAGLRKPIAQTYPSKELLELAYELDIPIAFSSDAHEIEQIGFKYDEVTKLAKDIGYTTCIKFKSREKIVVKF, encoded by the coding sequence TTGAGTATCATAAAACAAAGAATTGATTTACATAATCATACTTCTTTATGCAATCATGCAAATGGAACTACAGAAGAGTATATAAAAAGAGCAATAGAAATTGGAATTGATGTTTTTGGTTTTTCAGACCATGCTCCTATGCCTTTTGATCCAAAATATAGAATGGATATATCTCAAAAAGAGTTTTATGAAAATGATGTAAAGTTCTTACAAAATAAATATAAAGATAAAATTGAGATACTTCTTGCTTACGAAGTAGATTTTATGCAAGATAAAAATCTTATGTTAGATGAAATTTTAAAAGCTGATGTTGATTATTTAATAGGTTCAGTACACTTTATTCAAGAAAAAAACAATAATCTTTGGGGCTTTGATAATCCTGAATTTATAGGTAAATATAAAGAGAAAAATATTGATGATATTTGGGCTGATTACTTTTCTGCAATTGAAGAACTTGCAAAATCAAGACTATTTGATATGGTAGGACATTTAGATTTAATAAAAGTATTTAAGTATCTTCCTAATAAAGATATCAAAATGATTGCAAAAAAAGCTATGCTAGAAATAAAAAAAGCAAATATGGTTTTAGAAATAAATGCAGCAGGATTAAGAAAACCAATAGCTCAGACTTATCCTTCAAAAGAGTTACTTGAATTAGCTTATGAACTTGATATTCCTATCGCTTTCTCTTCAGATGCACATGAGATAGAGCAAATAGGCTTTAAATATGATGAGGTAACTAAACTAGCAAAGGATATTGGTTATACAACTTGTATAAAATTTAAGTCTAGAGAAAAAATAGTAGTTAAATTTTAA
- the glnA gene encoding type I glutamate--ammonia ligase, producing MGKFVNNTEEFFKFCEENEVKFVDFRFSDLKGMWHHLTYMMNAVSADQLEGGMPFDGSSVDAWQPINKSDMILKPDVETAFLDPFTADSTIIVFCDVYDIYKGQMYEKCPRSIAKKSLEHLADAGIGDVAYFGPENEFFIFDDVKIRDDINESYYRVDSEEGCWSDDTDYEMGNMGHRPRTKGGYFPVQPTDSMVDLRAEMMQILEQVGLEVVLGHHEVAQAQGEIGIVFGDLIEAADNVQKYKYVVKMVAHLNGKSATFMPKPLFGDNGNGMHVHQSIWKDGKNLFYKEGEYGNLSEMARHYVGGIFKHARAVAAFTNPSTNSYKRLIPGFEAPSILTYSSQNRSASCRIPYGAGEKATRIEMRFPDSTACPYLAFAAMLMAGLDGIANKIEPIGPMDEDLFEMPLDEIRERKIPQMPHTLRGSLEALIRDNDFLKPVFTQDMIDTYQHYKFETQVWPDEARPTAFEFKSTYSC from the coding sequence ATGGGAAAATTTGTTAACAACACTGAAGAGTTTTTCAAATTTTGTGAAGAGAATGAAGTTAAATTTGTTGACTTTAGATTCTCTGATCTTAAGGGTATGTGGCATCATTTAACTTATATGATGAATGCAGTTAGTGCAGATCAATTAGAAGGTGGTATGCCTTTTGATGGTTCATCTGTTGATGCATGGCAACCAATTAATAAATCAGATATGATTTTAAAGCCAGATGTAGAGACTGCTTTCTTAGATCCATTTACTGCTGATTCAACAATAATCGTATTTTGTGATGTTTATGATATTTATAAAGGTCAAATGTATGAAAAATGCCCAAGATCAATTGCTAAAAAATCATTAGAACATTTAGCTGACGCTGGAATTGGTGATGTTGCATATTTTGGACCTGAAAATGAATTCTTTATTTTTGATGATGTAAAAATTAGAGATGACATTAATGAGTCTTATTATAGAGTAGATTCAGAAGAGGGTTGTTGGTCAGATGATACTGATTATGAAATGGGTAATATGGGACACAGACCAAGAACTAAAGGTGGATACTTCCCAGTACAACCAACAGATTCAATGGTTGACTTAAGAGCTGAGATGATGCAAATCTTAGAGCAAGTTGGATTAGAAGTTGTTCTTGGACACCATGAAGTTGCTCAAGCACAAGGTGAAATCGGTATTGTATTTGGAGATTTAATTGAAGCAGCTGACAACGTACAAAAATACAAATATGTTGTAAAAATGGTAGCTCATTTAAATGGTAAATCAGCTACATTTATGCCAAAACCTTTATTTGGTGACAACGGAAACGGTATGCACGTTCACCAATCAATCTGGAAAGATGGTAAAAACTTATTCTATAAAGAAGGTGAGTACGGAAACCTTTCTGAAATGGCAAGACACTATGTAGGTGGTATCTTCAAACACGCTAGAGCAGTTGCTGCGTTTACTAACCCATCAACAAACTCTTATAAAAGATTAATCCCAGGATTTGAAGCTCCTTCAATCTTAACTTACTCTTCTCAAAATAGATCTGCATCTTGTAGAATTCCTTATGGAGCAGGAGAAAAAGCAACAAGAATCGAAATGAGATTCCCAGATTCAACTGCTTGTCCATATTTAGCATTTGCTGCAATGTTAATGGCTGGTCTTGATGGTATTGCAAACAAAATTGAACCTATTGGTCCAATGGATGAAGATTTATTCGAAATGCCATTAGATGAAATTAGAGAAAGAAAAATTCCTCAAATGCCTCATACATTAAGAGGTTCATTAGAAGCATTAATTAGAGATAATGACTTCTTAAAACCAGTATTTACACAAGATATGATTGATACATATCAACACTATAAATTTGAAACTCAAGTTTGGCCTGATGAAGCTAGACCAACAGCATTCGAATTTAAATCAACTTATTCTTGTTAA
- a CDS encoding penicillin-binding protein 1A: MIKYFFAFIVFVGIAISGWLLHLYSEIRHDIDAIVNYKPNVTTQFYDKNGKLIANIFDKKHRLYVDYDNIPARVVEALVAIEDTQFFEHSGVNPDAISRAMIKNIKAMGYVEGASTLTQQLVKSIVLTREKKLIRKIKEALLSIRLETILTKEQILERYLNEVYFGHGYYGIRTAAKGYFRKDLYELNLKEIAILVGLPKAPSFYDPTRNLKYSLTRANQVVSRMHKLGWINETQYKEAINYIPTVYDDTLTLNKAPYIIDYALKLLKKDIPDIKTGGYTVNLTIDLEAQRIGRESLKVAYDKILARDAWLQKNSANNVDLNGEPVEEGYFIDTLNGALVSIENSTGKILALVGGINYKESNFNRAVQSERQPGSAVKPFLYHTAIELGYSPASQVADIGRTYEYKVGEEEKKWKPKNYGGTFKGVITLREALMKSRNLATINLVTDVGINEMYKGLKSYGITNIPRDLSITLGSFSISPLNLSKAFSLLSNDGTQVEPYLINSITNLKNETMTFEPEYKYISSPEQVFLTKSIMYDTVERGTGRKAKVKGIQLAGKTGTTNDNIDAWFCGFSPTIQTVVYFGKDNNTPMRRSETGGTTAGPAFGHFYKEYIQIHPEIEREFKKPEGVKTSIINGRKEYYTDKSPLPELDSIPTNNNSQQQNIQF, from the coding sequence ATGATTAAATATTTTTTTGCTTTTATTGTATTTGTAGGAATTGCAATTTCTGGTTGGTTACTACATTTATATTCAGAAATTAGACATGATATTGATGCAATTGTAAATTATAAACCAAACGTAACTACACAGTTTTATGATAAAAATGGAAAACTTATTGCAAATATTTTTGATAAAAAGCATAGACTGTATGTAGATTATGACAATATTCCTGCAAGAGTTGTTGAAGCATTAGTTGCTATTGAAGATACACAATTTTTTGAACATTCAGGTGTAAATCCAGATGCAATTTCAAGAGCAATGATTAAAAATATTAAAGCCATGGGATATGTTGAAGGAGCAAGTACACTTACTCAACAGTTAGTTAAAAGTATTGTTCTTACTAGAGAAAAAAAACTTATTAGAAAAATTAAAGAGGCACTTCTTTCAATAAGACTAGAAACTATCTTAACAAAAGAACAAATTTTAGAAAGATATCTGAATGAAGTATATTTTGGACATGGGTATTATGGAATTAGAACTGCAGCTAAAGGTTATTTTAGAAAAGATTTATATGAACTAAATCTTAAAGAAATTGCAATCTTAGTTGGGCTTCCAAAAGCTCCAAGTTTTTATGATCCAACAAGAAACTTAAAATATTCACTTACAAGAGCTAACCAAGTTGTAAGTAGAATGCATAAATTAGGTTGGATAAACGAGACTCAATATAAAGAAGCAATAAACTATATTCCAACTGTTTATGATGATACACTTACTTTAAATAAAGCTCCTTATATTATAGATTATGCATTAAAACTTTTAAAGAAAGATATCCCTGATATTAAAACAGGTGGATATACTGTTAACTTAACAATTGATTTAGAAGCTCAAAGAATTGGTAGAGAGTCTTTAAAAGTTGCATATGACAAAATTTTAGCAAGGGATGCATGGCTTCAAAAAAATTCTGCAAACAATGTTGACTTAAATGGAGAACCTGTAGAAGAGGGATATTTTATTGATACTTTAAACGGTGCACTTGTTTCTATAGAAAATAGTACTGGAAAAATTCTTGCCCTTGTTGGAGGAATAAATTACAAAGAATCAAACTTTAATAGAGCTGTACAAAGTGAAAGACAACCAGGTTCTGCTGTAAAACCATTTTTATATCATACTGCTATAGAATTAGGATACTCTCCTGCTTCACAAGTAGCAGATATCGGAAGAACATATGAGTATAAAGTTGGAGAAGAAGAGAAAAAATGGAAACCAAAAAACTATGGAGGTACTTTTAAAGGTGTTATCACATTAAGAGAAGCTCTTATGAAATCAAGAAACCTTGCTACTATTAATTTAGTTACCGATGTTGGAATTAATGAAATGTACAAAGGCTTAAAATCATATGGAATAACAAATATTCCAAGAGACCTATCAATTACTCTTGGTTCTTTTTCAATTTCACCTTTAAATTTAAGTAAAGCCTTTTCACTACTATCTAATGATGGAACACAAGTTGAACCATATTTAATTAACTCAATTACAAATTTAAAAAATGAAACAATGACATTTGAACCAGAATATAAATATATTAGTTCTCCTGAGCAAGTTTTTTTAACTAAATCAATAATGTATGATACTGTTGAAAGAGGTACAGGAAGAAAAGCTAAGGTGAAAGGCATCCAGCTAGCGGGTAAAACAGGAACTACTAATGATAATATAGATGCTTGGTTCTGTGGTTTCTCTCCTACTATTCAAACAGTTGTTTATTTTGGGAAAGATAATAATACTCCTATGAGAAGAAGTGAAACTGGAGGAACAACAGCAGGTCCTGCATTTGGACATTTTTATAAAGAATATATTCAAATTCATCCAGAGATAGAAAGAGAATTCAAAAAACCTGAGGGAGTTAAAACTTCAATTATTAATGGTAGAAAAGAGTATTATACAGATAAATCACCTTTACCAGAATTAGATTCAATTCCTACAAATAATAATTCACAACAACAAAATATTCAATTCTAA
- a CDS encoding ATP-binding cassette domain-containing protein yields the protein MSKAVDIKKLLIKVDNKKLVDISFSIKNSTALIGQSGSGKSLTLKAILNLLPSTLSCEKKISSNFDINYKTIGFIPQNPFTSLSPMTKIKDQFFCEENRKKELLKLVGLEISLLNRFPKELSGGQLQRVVIAIALSNNAKLLLLDEPTTALDETSKETILNLIKDISEKLNLLILFVTHDIESIKNLCEELIIIKDGAIVEQGLTKEVLTNPKEEYTKKLINSTFKNKEFRK from the coding sequence ATGTCTAAAGCTGTAGATATCAAAAAACTACTCATAAAAGTAGATAATAAGAAATTAGTAGATATTAGTTTTTCTATAAAAAACTCTACAGCATTAATAGGACAAAGTGGAAGTGGAAAATCTCTTACTTTAAAAGCTATATTAAATTTACTTCCCTCTACTTTGTCTTGTGAAAAAAAAATATCTTCTAACTTTGATATCAACTATAAAACAATAGGTTTTATTCCTCAAAATCCTTTTACTTCTTTATCGCCTATGACAAAAATTAAGGATCAATTCTTTTGTGAGGAGAATAGAAAAAAAGAGCTTTTAAAGTTAGTAGGATTAGAAATTTCTCTTCTTAATCGTTTTCCAAAAGAGTTAAGTGGAGGACAACTTCAAAGAGTTGTTATAGCTATTGCTTTATCTAATAATGCTAAACTATTATTATTAGATGAACCAACTACAGCTTTAGATGAAACATCAAAAGAAACAATACTTAATTTAATAAAAGACATAAGTGAAAAATTAAATTTGCTTATTCTTTTTGTTACCCATGATATTGAATCTATAAAAAACTTATGTGAGGAGCTTATTATCATAAAAGATGGAGCTATTGTTGAACAAGGTTTAACTAAAGAGGTATTAACTAATCCTAAAGAGGAATATACGAAAAAGTTAATAAACTCAACATTTAAAAATAAAGAATTTAGGAAATAG